Proteins found in one Thunnus maccoyii chromosome 5, fThuMac1.1, whole genome shotgun sequence genomic segment:
- the slc15a5 gene encoding solute carrier family 15 member 5, whose protein sequence is MVAGDLQRMPEGRKHLRRLSQIPHSDQGPAQKSRKKLQVIICVLLVELCERFTFFGIVCNTILFCTVKLGYNNYLAATVNLCFIGASTLTPVLVGWFAETCLGRTKVLYVCAFLHFFGTAMLPVVAFPFEDFYIDTHHMTHQLEPREQQILFYIGLLAAALGIGGIRAILCPMGAYSLQGYNQHQLLSFFNWFYWLVNLNSTVVFLGIAYIQQSVAKNLGFLIPFTSVLLALIAIHMMRNKLTYKPKKGGSLLTTLGVFLNSFKMCCLHYRHLSGDVASWLDRAKENNGGRYSETHVENVKVLAKLFPLYGLQLLYRACITQIPSGYYIQTMNSNLHLHDFLLPIAAMNVISILPLLLLAPLIECVTTCYLSKEKSPLAPVKVITLGHACAALSVLVAGLTELQRKAYPLVEQTLSGKVLQVSSMPCFQLAPQYILLGLAEALVTPACSLISFQLTPSHIRGISLHFLTLSYGGGCFLGAFIIQLVYFTSGGNFYPSILHDGNLERFFFLLATLMAINTFVFWSISYRYMDLSVQGKALTTSPLTEKLLRYKACLRFYDTVDRSYTNNSIESIL, encoded by the exons ATGGTGGCAGGAGACCTACAGAGAATGCCCGAGGGCAGAAAACATCTTCGCCGGCTCTCCCAGATCCCTCATTCAGACCAGGGACCAGCACAAAAGTCCCGCAAGAAGCTCCAAGTTATCATCTGTGTGCTGCTGGTGGAACTGTGTGAGAGATTCACCTTCTTTGGCATTGTATGTAACACGATTCTCTTCTGCACTGTGAAGCTGGGCTACAATAACTACCTGGCTGCGACAGTCAACCTATGCTTTATAGGAGCCAGCACCCTGACCCCTGTGCTGGTTGGGTGGTTTGCAGAAACCTGCTTAGGAAGGACCAAGGTGCTCTATGTGTGTgctttccttcatttctttg GCACAGCCATGCTGCCTGTGGTGGCTTTCCCCTTTGAAGATTTCTACATTGACACTCACCACATGACCCACCAGTTGGAACCTCGGGAGCAGCAGATCCTGTTCTACATTGGCCTCCTGGCTGCTGCGCTGGGCATCGGTGGCATCCGGGCCATCCTCTGTCCCATGGGAGCGTATAGCCTGCAGGGCTACAACCAGCACCAGCTCCTGTCCTTCTTCAACTG GTTCTACTGGTTGGTCAACCTGAATTCCACTGTGGTGTTTCTGGGTATTGCTTACATCCAGCAGTCTGTGGCCAAAAATCTGGGTTTCCTCATCCCCTTCACCTCCGTGCTGCTGGCACTCATTGCCATACACATGATGCGCAACAAACTCACCTACAAACCAAAGAAAG GGGGATCCTTACTGACCACGCTGGGAGTTTTCCTAAACTCCTTCAAGATGTGCTGCCTTCACTATCGCCACCTGAGTGGAGATGTGGCATCTTGGCTGGACCGGGCCAAGGAGAACAATGGCGGTCGTTACAGCGAGACACATGTAGAGAACGTCAAAGTCCTGGCCAAGCTCTTCCCTCTTTATGGGCTTCAGCTGCTGTACAGAGCCTGCATCACACAG ATTCCTTCAGGTTACTACATACAGACAATGAACTCAAACCTTCACCTGCACGACTTCCTGTTGCCGATTGCTGCCATGAATGTAATCAGCATCCTGCCTCTGCTACTGTTGGCCCCGCTGATCGAGTGTGTGACGACCTGCTATCTCTCCAAGGAGAAATCTCCTCTGGCACCCGTAAAAGTCATTA CTCTGGGCCATGCATGTGCAGCTCTGTCGGTCCTGGTGGCGGGTTTAACTGAGCTGCAAAGGAAGGCTTACCCGCTGGTGGAGCAGACTCTCTCTGGGAAGGTTCTGCAAGTGTCCTCCATGCCGTGTTTCCAGCTGGCTCCCCAGTACATCCTCCTGGGTCTCGCCGAGGCACTCGTGACCCCTGCAT GCTCCCTCATATCTTTCCAGCTGACCCCGAGCCACATCAGAGGAATCTCCCTGCACTTCCTCACTCTGTCCTACGGAGGCGGCTGCTTTCTAGGAGCCTTCATCATTCAGCTGGTGTACTTTACATCAGGAG GTAACTTCTACCCAAGCATATTGCATGATGGGAATCTGGAGCGATTCTTCTTCCTCCTGGCCACACTGATGGCTATAAATACCTTTGTGTTTTGGAGTATATCTTACAG GTACATGGACCTGAGTGTGCAGGGCAAAGCACTGACCACCAGCCCTCTAACTGAGAAGCTGCTGCGATACAAGGCATGTCTGCGGTTCTATGATACTGTGGATCGCTCCTACACAAACAACTCCATTGAATCTATTTTATGA